The Phacochoerus africanus isolate WHEZ1 chromosome 15, ROS_Pafr_v1, whole genome shotgun sequence genome has a segment encoding these proteins:
- the LOC125116642 gene encoding tubulin alpha-3 chain-like has translation MQTGASHICSGPQRECISIHVGQAGVQIGNACWELYCLEHGIQPDGQMPSDKTIGGGDDSFNTFFSETGAGKHVPRAVFVDLEPTVVDEVRTGTYRQLFHPEQLITGKEDAANNYARGHYTIGKEIVDLVLDRIRKLADLCTGLQGFLIFHSFGGGTGSGFASLLMERLSVDYGKKSKLEFAIYPAPQVSTAVVEPYNSILTTHTTLEHSDCAFMVDNEAIYDICRRNLDIERPTYTNLNRLIGQIVSSITASLRFDGALNVDLTEFQTNLVPYPRIHFPLATYAPVISAEKAYHEQLSVAEITNACFEPANQMVKCDPRHGKYMACCMLYRGDVVPKDVNAAIATIKTKRTIQFVDWCPTGFKVGINYQPPTVVPGGDLAKVQRAVCMLSNTTAIAEAWARLDHKFDLMYAKRAFVHWYVGEGMEEGEFSEAREDLAALEKDYEEVGVDSVEAEAEEGEEY, from the exons ATGCAGACAGGGGCCTCACACATATGTTCTGGTCCCCAGCGCGAGTGCATCTCTATCCACGTGGGGCAGGCAGGGGTTCAGATCGGCAATGCCTGCTGGGAGCTGTACTGCCTTGAACATGGAATTCAGCCCGATGGTCAGATGCCCAGTGACAAAACCATCGGCGGTGGGGACGACTCGTTCAACACGTTCTTCAGTGAGACTGGGGCCGGCAAGCACGTGCCCAGAGCCGTGTTTGTGGACCTGGAGCCCACCGTGGTCG ATGAAGTGCGTACGGGGACCTACAGGCAGCTCTTCCACCCGGAGCAGCTGATCACCGGGAAGGAAGACGCAGCCAACAATTATGCCAGAGGCCACTACACCATCGGCAAGGAGATTGTCGACCTGGTGCTGGATCGGATCCGCAAACTG GCGGACCTGTGCACGGGGCTGCAGGGCTTCCTCATCTTCCACAGCTTCGGGGGCGGTACCGGCTCGGGCTTCGCGTCTCTGCTCATGGAGCGGCTCTCGGTGGACTACGGCAAGAAGTCCAAGCTGGAGTTCGCCATTTACCCGGCTCCCCAGGTCTCCACGGCCGTGGTGGAGCCCTACAACTCCATCCTGACCACGCACACGACCCTGGAGCACTCGGACTGCGCCTTCATGGTGGACAACGAGGCCATCTACGACATCTGTCGGCGCAACCTGGACATCGAGCGGCCCACCTACACCAACCTCAATCGTCTGATCGGGCAGATCGTGTCCTCCATCACAGCCTCCCTGCGCTTCGACGGGGCCCTCAACGTGGACCTGACAGAGTTCCAGACCAACCTGGTCCCCTACCCCCGCATCCACTTCCCCCTGGCCACCTACGCCCCGGTCATCTCAGCCGAGAAGGCCTACCACGAGCAGCTGTCCGTGGCCGAGATCACCAACGCCTGCTTCGAGCCAGCCAACCAGATGGTCAAGTGTGACCCTCGCCACGGCAAGTACATGGCCTGCTGCATGCTGTACAGGGGAGACGTGGTTCCCAAAGACGTCAACGCGGCCATCGCCACCATCAAGACCAAGCGCACCATCCAGTTTGTGGACTGGTGCCCGACTGGGTTCAAG GTGGGCATCAACTACCAGCCCCCCACGGTGGTCCCAGGGGGAGACCTGGCCAAGGTGCAGCGGGCCGTGTGCATGCTGagcaacaccacagccattgccGAGGCCTGGGCCCGCCTGGACCACAAGTTCGACCTCATGTATGCCAAGCGTGCCTTCGTGCACTGGTACGTGGGGGAAGGCATGGAGGAGGGCGAGTTCTCAGAGGCCCGGGAGGACCTGGCGGCTCTGGAGAAAGATTACGAAGAGGTGGGCGTGGACTCGGTAGAAGCAGAggctgaggagggggaggagtACTGA
- the LOC125116643 gene encoding mitotic-spindle organizing protein 2B isoform X2, with protein sequence MAAPGAGPGPGAPPGLEAALQKLALRRKKVLSAEETELFELAQAAGGAMDPDVFKILVDLLKLNVAPLAVFQMLKSMCAGQRLASEPQDPVAVPLPTTSVPETRGRNRGSSALGGGPALAERSGREGSSQRMPRQPSATRLPKGGGPGKSPTRST encoded by the exons ATGGCGGCGCCAGGCGCGGGGCCCGGGCCGGGGGCGCCACCAGGGCTGGAAGCGGCCCTACAGAAGCTGGCGCTGCGGCGGAAGAAGGTGCTGAGCGCCGAGGAGACGGAGCTGTTCGAGCTGGCTCAGGCTGCGGGCGGCGCCATGGACCCCGATGTGTTCAA GATCCTGGTGGACCTGCTAAAGCTGAACGTGGCGCCCCTCGCCGTATTCCAGATGCTGAAGTCCATGTGCGCTGGGCAGCGGCTGGCGAGCGAGCCCCAAGACCCCGTGGCCGTGCCCCTGCCCACGACCAGCGTGCCTGAGACCCGAG GGAGAAACAGAGGGAGCAGTGCTCTGGGTGGTGGCCCAGCGCTGGCAGAACGCAGCGGCCGGGAAGGATCCAGCCAGAGGATGCCCCGCCAGCCCAGTGCCACCAGGCTGCCCAAGGGGGGCGGGCCAGGGAAGAGCCCCACACGGAGCACCTGA
- the LOC125116643 gene encoding mitotic-spindle organizing protein 2B isoform X1: MAAPGAGPGPGAPPGLEAALQKLALRRKKVLSAEETELFELAQAAGGAMDPDVFKILVDLLKLNVAPLAVFQMLKSMCAGQRLASEPQDPVAVPLPTTSVPETREASFLSAKNCTPPARPSFSSARQTAASPILLHGPAASHSPLSPGPPGSLRFSCCLFSPFEGRNRGSSALGGGPALAERSGREGSSQRMPRQPSATRLPKGGGPGKSPTRST; the protein is encoded by the exons ATGGCGGCGCCAGGCGCGGGGCCCGGGCCGGGGGCGCCACCAGGGCTGGAAGCGGCCCTACAGAAGCTGGCGCTGCGGCGGAAGAAGGTGCTGAGCGCCGAGGAGACGGAGCTGTTCGAGCTGGCTCAGGCTGCGGGCGGCGCCATGGACCCCGATGTGTTCAA GATCCTGGTGGACCTGCTAAAGCTGAACGTGGCGCCCCTCGCCGTATTCCAGATGCTGAAGTCCATGTGCGCTGGGCAGCGGCTGGCGAGCGAGCCCCAAGACCCCGTGGCCGTGCCCCTGCCCACGACCAGCGTGCCTGAGACCCGAG AGgcctcctttctctctgccaAGAACTGTACCCCCCCTGCAAGGCCCTCCTTTTCCTCGGCCCGGCAGACTGCGGCCTCTCCGATTCTGCTCCACGGCCCAGCTGCCTCGCACTCGCCTCTCTCTCCAGGGCCCCCCGGTTCCCTCCGGTTCTCTTGCTGCCTGTTCTCTCCTTTTGAAG GGAGAAACAGAGGGAGCAGTGCTCTGGGTGGTGGCCCAGCGCTGGCAGAACGCAGCGGCCGGGAAGGATCCAGCCAGAGGATGCCCCGCCAGCCCAGTGCCACCAGGCTGCCCAAGGGGGGCGGGCCAGGGAAGAGCCCCACACGGAGCACCTGA